From one Haloferax marinisediminis genomic stretch:
- a CDS encoding ABC transporter ATP-binding protein — MATAVHLDGITKRFPGVIANDDVDLSVERGTVHALLGENGAGKTTLMNVLYGLYRPTEGRVVIDDQERTFESPRDAIDAGVGMIHQHFMLVDPMTVTENITLGNEPTKWGNLAVDRDAARDAVVELSDKYGFDVDPDARVEDISVGEQQRVEILKALYRGAEILILDEPTAVLTPQEVEELFEVFEELTEQGKTIIFISHKLGEAMRAADEITVLRDGRNVGTVEADNTTREDLANLMVGREVLLDIEKPPTETGDVVLSVSDLSVNDDRGVRAVDDVSFDVSAGEVFGIAGVDGNGQSQLIEAVTGLRKLKQGSIDFNGEDVTTRPRRERIESGMAYIPEDRQERGLVMDFNLIENAILGSQHSPEFESGGRIDWQSTRGHAEDIIEKYDVRPPNAESISESLSGGNQQKFIVGREFERDPSLVVAAHPTRGVDVGSIEFIHEQLLELRSRGVAILLISSKLDEVQGLSDRLGVMYEGEIIDVVDPSDTTEEELGLLMAGEHPEKAETDAATPNADGVATGGENQ; from the coding sequence ATGGCCACAGCCGTCCATCTCGACGGGATTACCAAACGGTTCCCCGGCGTCATCGCCAACGACGACGTGGACCTCTCCGTCGAGCGCGGGACAGTACACGCACTCCTCGGCGAGAACGGGGCTGGCAAGACGACGTTGATGAACGTCCTCTACGGCCTCTACCGACCGACAGAGGGGCGTGTTGTCATCGACGACCAGGAACGAACGTTCGAGTCACCGCGTGACGCAATCGACGCGGGTGTCGGCATGATTCACCAACACTTCATGCTCGTCGACCCGATGACCGTCACCGAAAACATCACGCTCGGAAACGAACCAACCAAGTGGGGCAACCTCGCCGTCGACCGCGATGCTGCCCGCGATGCTGTCGTCGAACTCTCTGACAAGTACGGGTTCGACGTCGACCCGGACGCTCGGGTCGAAGACATCTCCGTGGGTGAACAACAGCGAGTCGAGATTTTGAAGGCACTCTATCGTGGTGCCGAGATACTCATCCTCGACGAACCGACGGCCGTCTTGACGCCCCAGGAAGTCGAGGAACTGTTCGAGGTTTTCGAAGAACTGACCGAACAAGGAAAGACGATCATTTTCATCTCGCACAAACTCGGCGAAGCGATGCGCGCCGCCGACGAGATTACCGTTCTTCGGGATGGACGGAACGTCGGTACCGTCGAGGCCGACAACACGACGCGTGAGGACCTGGCGAACCTGATGGTTGGCCGTGAGGTCCTCCTCGACATCGAAAAGCCTCCGACCGAGACGGGCGACGTCGTCCTCTCGGTGTCTGACCTCTCTGTCAACGACGACAGAGGCGTTCGCGCCGTCGACGACGTGTCGTTCGACGTCAGTGCCGGCGAAGTGTTTGGCATCGCCGGTGTCGACGGCAACGGGCAGTCGCAACTCATCGAAGCGGTCACCGGTCTTCGCAAACTGAAGCAGGGCAGCATCGACTTCAACGGCGAAGACGTGACGACCCGCCCACGCCGCGAACGTATCGAATCTGGGATGGCGTACATCCCCGAAGACCGCCAGGAACGCGGCCTCGTCATGGATTTCAATCTAATCGAGAACGCCATCCTCGGCAGTCAACACAGCCCAGAGTTCGAATCGGGCGGGCGAATCGACTGGCAGTCTACGCGCGGACACGCCGAAGACATCATCGAGAAGTACGACGTTCGACCCCCGAACGCAGAGTCGATTTCTGAGTCGCTCTCCGGCGGGAACCAACAGAAGTTCATCGTCGGTCGTGAGTTCGAACGCGACCCGTCGTTAGTCGTCGCCGCACACCCGACCCGCGGCGTCGACGTCGGGTCTATCGAGTTCATCCACGAGCAACTCCTCGAACTTCGCAGTCGCGGCGTCGCCATCCTCCTCATCTCCTCGAAACTCGACGAGGTGCAGGGGCTCTCGGACAGACTCGGCGTCATGTACGAAGGAGAGATAATCGACGTGGTTGACCCAAGCGACACGACAGAAGAAGAACTCGGCCTCCTGATGGCCGGAGAGCACCCCGAAAAGGCCGAAACTGACGCTGCGACCCCCAACGCAGACGGCGTTGCCACGGGTGGTGAGAACCAGTGA
- a CDS encoding ABC transporter permease, producing MSAGDRARDVLSRLVEASAAERVLISIASLVLAMLVGTVLILVAGRMTTCTAQSAVYYFNVGFCYDPVLVFDRLFLGALGDPLRGGWSPDGQFSIAMRETTLLIFTGLSVAMAFRAGIFNIGTQGQMIVGGLAAALGTLWASSFVSGVAGTLVLVPFGILVGAVFGGLYGAIPGMLKAYAEANEVITTIMLNFIAAGVTLYLVSDVFKDPNSPANQTIPLPDYAQFPAVLFGSRQDFSLYALLFGVAMLFALYYLLEYTSFGYDVRTSGIQPEAAEYGGVDAAKTIVSSFALSGALGGVAGALYVTMVIGKFQSGVPAYGFDGITVSILAGNNPLGIGFAALLFGVLKSGTTVVQFATDVPPQLVGVLRGLIILFVAMPEFFRLIGRRFLPENDQPRTVATDGGESDE from the coding sequence GTGAGCGCCGGTGACCGCGCACGGGACGTCCTGTCTCGCCTCGTCGAAGCGTCGGCGGCCGAACGCGTCCTCATCAGTATCGCGTCGCTCGTCCTCGCGATGCTCGTCGGGACGGTCCTCATCCTCGTCGCCGGGCGGATGACGACGTGTACGGCTCAGTCTGCAGTGTACTACTTCAACGTCGGGTTCTGTTACGACCCCGTGTTGGTGTTCGACCGACTGTTCCTCGGGGCACTCGGTGACCCACTGCGCGGCGGTTGGTCACCCGACGGTCAGTTCTCGATCGCGATGCGCGAGACCACGCTCCTGATCTTCACTGGGCTCTCCGTCGCGATGGCGTTCCGCGCAGGTATCTTCAACATCGGAACGCAGGGACAGATGATTGTCGGCGGCCTCGCCGCCGCGCTGGGGACACTCTGGGCGTCTTCGTTCGTCTCGGGCGTCGCCGGCACGCTCGTGTTGGTTCCGTTTGGCATCCTCGTGGGTGCTGTCTTCGGCGGTCTCTACGGTGCGATTCCGGGCATGCTGAAGGCGTACGCCGAGGCGAACGAGGTCATCACGACCATCATGCTCAACTTCATCGCCGCCGGGGTGACGCTCTACCTCGTCAGCGACGTGTTCAAAGACCCCAACAGTCCTGCGAACCAGACCATTCCGCTGCCGGACTACGCGCAGTTCCCGGCCGTGCTGTTCGGCAGTCGGCAGGACTTCTCGCTGTACGCGCTGTTATTCGGTGTCGCGATGCTGTTCGCACTGTACTACCTGCTCGAGTACACCTCGTTCGGGTACGACGTGCGGACGAGTGGGATTCAACCCGAAGCGGCCGAGTACGGTGGCGTCGACGCCGCCAAGACCATCGTGTCGAGCTTCGCGCTCTCCGGTGCCCTCGGTGGCGTCGCGGGTGCACTCTACGTGACGATGGTCATCGGGAAGTTCCAGTCGGGCGTCCCGGCCTACGGATTCGACGGCATCACCGTCTCCATCCTCGCCGGCAACAACCCACTCGGAATTGGGTTCGCCGCACTCCTCTTCGGTGTTCTGAAGAGCGGAACGACTGTCGTGCAGTTCGCAACCGACGTGCCACCGCAGCTCGTCGGTGTCCTGCGCGGCCTCATCATCCTCTTCGTTGCAATGCCAGAGTTCTTCCGTCTCATCGGCCGGCGCTTCCTGCCGGAGAACGACCAGCCAAGAACCGTCGCCACCGATGGAGGTGAGTCCGATGAGTGA
- a CDS encoding ABC transporter permease, which translates to MSEENTTTFFGRDLGEFSSRAPAVGVAVIGLAVVFGLGIVFPDSIAGTLTDILTSEGTLSSALRLSVPIALAALGGIFAEKSGVINIGLEGLLIISAFTAVYVTDITGGVWVGFAGGVVASVLLALLFAVVVIEFRADQIIAGLAVWLIALGFAPFASQVIYGRPNSPSVDTPGTIAIPVLSDIPFFGALFDASPTVYLMFAAVALSWYVLNRTTFGRWVRASGENPKALDTAGVDVSRIRYAAVLLSGVLAGMGGAALSLDLGQFTGNGPTMVNGKGFIAIVAYLFGNYNPVGAFFSTLLFAGLDAMQTVLQLQGIGLPRQLIRIIPFVMVIVVLAFVGRTRIPAAAGEHYDTGDDNR; encoded by the coding sequence ATGAGTGAAGAGAACACGACCACGTTCTTCGGCCGTGACCTCGGTGAGTTCTCCTCGCGGGCACCCGCCGTCGGCGTCGCAGTCATCGGCCTCGCCGTCGTCTTCGGACTGGGAATCGTCTTCCCCGACTCGATTGCGGGAACGCTCACCGACATCCTGACGAGTGAAGGGACGCTGTCGTCCGCGCTCCGCCTGTCGGTGCCGATTGCCCTCGCGGCACTCGGTGGCATCTTCGCCGAGAAGTCCGGTGTCATCAACATCGGCCTCGAAGGCCTGCTCATCATCTCGGCGTTCACCGCAGTCTACGTCACCGACATCACCGGCGGTGTCTGGGTTGGGTTCGCCGGCGGTGTCGTCGCCAGTGTGCTGCTGGCACTCCTGTTCGCAGTCGTCGTCATCGAGTTCCGCGCCGACCAGATTATCGCCGGCCTCGCCGTGTGGCTCATCGCCCTCGGTTTCGCGCCGTTCGCGTCGCAGGTCATCTACGGCCGTCCGAACTCCCCGAGCGTCGATACGCCCGGCACCATCGCCATCCCAGTGCTCTCGGACATCCCGTTCTTCGGGGCGCTGTTCGACGCGTCACCGACGGTGTACCTGATGTTCGCCGCCGTCGCGCTCTCGTGGTACGTCCTCAACCGGACGACGTTCGGCCGATGGGTCCGCGCCAGCGGTGAGAACCCGAAGGCACTCGACACCGCCGGTGTCGACGTGTCGCGCATCCGCTACGCGGCGGTGCTTCTGTCCGGCGTCCTCGCCGGGATGGGCGGCGCGGCGCTCTCGCTCGACCTCGGGCAGTTCACCGGGAACGGCCCGACGATGGTCAACGGGAAAGGGTTCATCGCCATCGTGGCGTACCTCTTCGGCAACTACAACCCGGTCGGGGCGTTCTTCTCGACCCTGTTGTTCGCCGGTCTCGACGCGATGCAGACCGTCTTGCAACTGCAGGGCATCGGCCTGCCTCGCCAACTCATCCGCATCATCCCGTTCGTGATGGTCATCGTCGTCCTCGCGTTCGTCGGCCGGACCCGTATTCCGGCGGCGGCAGGCGAGCACTACGACACGGGC
- a CDS encoding phosphopentomutase/phosphoglucosamine mutase: MELFGTAGIRGSVTERVTPELALRVGRAAGLAAFESDSTAEFVVGRDGRTSGQGLVSAVEAGLLSAGADVSRIGVVPTPALAYASQGRRGVMLTASHNPPTDNGIKMFVDGQEYDRSLEQDIETRVENGATSVEWDQWGESGTQGVLGDYRDAVIEFASGHGADPDGLNIAVDCGNGMSALGTPQVLRDMGAHVVTLNAQIDGHFPGRESKPTPESLKDLRAFVADGDFDFGIGHDGDADRIVIVDADGDVVHEDTVIAIIGEHYVRTSDVADPVVVTTPNASGRIDERVGEAGGRVERVRLGALHEGIASARADGGDVVFAAEPWKHIHPSLGGWIDGVASAALMSRLVAESGLDGLREPVTERPYRKVSVSCPDEKKAAAMDALESSLPDAMDPASVDTEYGVRLEFADASWTLVRPSGTEPYIRVYAEADDVDALVADVTEIVDAEISRA, encoded by the coding sequence ATGGAACTCTTCGGCACCGCCGGTATCCGCGGAAGTGTAACCGAGCGCGTCACGCCGGAACTCGCGCTTCGCGTTGGCCGCGCCGCCGGTCTCGCCGCATTCGAATCGGACTCGACGGCCGAATTCGTCGTCGGTCGCGACGGTCGTACGAGCGGACAAGGACTGGTCTCCGCTGTCGAGGCAGGCCTCCTCTCTGCGGGCGCTGACGTGAGTCGCATCGGCGTCGTTCCCACCCCGGCGCTCGCGTACGCGTCGCAGGGTCGTCGTGGCGTCATGCTCACCGCGTCGCACAACCCACCGACCGACAACGGCATCAAGATGTTCGTCGACGGACAAGAGTACGACCGCTCGCTCGAACAAGACATCGAGACGCGCGTCGAGAACGGTGCGACTTCCGTCGAGTGGGACCAGTGGGGAGAAAGCGGCACACAGGGCGTGCTCGGCGACTACCGCGACGCAGTCATCGAGTTCGCCAGCGGCCACGGTGCCGACCCGGACGGACTCAACATCGCTGTGGACTGCGGAAACGGGATGTCCGCACTCGGGACGCCGCAGGTGCTCCGCGACATGGGTGCACACGTCGTCACGCTGAACGCACAAATCGACGGCCACTTCCCCGGTCGTGAGTCGAAACCGACGCCAGAGTCGCTGAAAGACCTCCGAGCGTTCGTCGCCGACGGCGACTTCGACTTCGGAATCGGTCACGACGGCGACGCCGACCGCATCGTCATCGTCGACGCAGACGGCGACGTCGTCCACGAAGACACAGTCATCGCCATCATCGGCGAACACTACGTCCGAACGAGTGACGTTGCCGACCCAGTCGTCGTCACGACGCCGAACGCGTCGGGTCGTATCGACGAACGCGTCGGCGAGGCAGGCGGCCGTGTCGAACGCGTTCGCCTCGGTGCGCTCCACGAAGGTATCGCCAGCGCCCGTGCGGACGGCGGCGACGTCGTCTTCGCGGCCGAACCGTGGAAACACATCCACCCCTCGCTCGGTGGGTGGATCGACGGTGTCGCCTCGGCGGCGCTCATGTCGCGTCTCGTCGCAGAATCGGGACTCGATGGCCTCCGAGAACCCGTTACGGAGCGACCGTATCGCAAAGTGAGCGTCTCGTGTCCGGACGAGAAGAAGGCAGCCGCCATGGACGCCCTCGAATCGTCGCTGCCGGATGCGATGGACCCAGCGTCCGTCGACACCGAGTATGGCGTGCGCCTCGAATTCGCCGACGCGTCGTGGACGCTCGTCCGCCCGTCTGGGACAGAGCCCTACATCCGCGTCTACGCGGAGGCTGACGACGTAGACGCCCTCGTCGCGGACGTCACCGAAATCGTCGACGCCGAGATTTCTCGCGCCTAA
- a CDS encoding BMP family lipoprotein — MDRRSFVKVTGLAGLTGLAGCTGGPGESEETTTTEASGGDGGEETTTAAEETTQSAEDTTNIGMVYATGGLGDGSFNDQAQQGAIRARDELGISFDESQPDEVSQFKTFQQQFAESTNPDYDLICCIGFLQTDALTETSGAYPEQNFMLVDSVVDAPNVANYVFAEHEGSYLVGQMAGLLTTEDFSAGGGSTSPDSTTLGFVGGVESDLIKKFEAGFKAGALAANEDVEVLTNYTGSFNDPAAGKEAALAMYNNGADIVYHASGNTGTGVFQAAQEQGKFAIGVDRDQSVTKASYTDVILASMVKRVNTAVFSSIENVVNEDFQGGGIVTLGLEQNGVDIVYGDTLGDSIPSSVKDDVAASREAIVAGDVTVPTDPSDV; from the coding sequence ATGGACAGACGTTCTTTTGTCAAAGTGACCGGACTCGCAGGACTGACAGGACTCGCTGGCTGTACCGGCGGCCCTGGTGAAAGCGAAGAAACGACGACCACCGAGGCCTCGGGCGGGGACGGTGGCGAGGAGACGACGACGGCAGCCGAAGAGACGACGCAGTCCGCAGAGGACACGACCAACATCGGGATGGTCTACGCGACTGGCGGCCTCGGTGACGGGTCGTTCAACGACCAGGCTCAGCAGGGTGCCATCCGCGCTCGCGACGAACTGGGCATCTCGTTCGACGAGTCCCAGCCCGACGAAGTCTCGCAGTTCAAGACGTTCCAGCAGCAGTTCGCTGAGTCGACGAACCCCGACTACGACCTCATCTGCTGTATCGGCTTCCTGCAGACCGACGCACTGACCGAGACCTCCGGTGCGTACCCCGAGCAGAACTTCATGCTCGTCGACAGCGTCGTCGACGCGCCGAACGTCGCAAACTACGTGTTCGCAGAACACGAGGGTTCGTACCTCGTCGGTCAGATGGCCGGTCTCCTGACGACCGAAGACTTCTCCGCCGGCGGCGGTTCCACCTCTCCCGACTCCACGACCCTCGGGTTCGTCGGTGGTGTCGAGTCCGACCTCATCAAGAAGTTCGAAGCCGGATTCAAAGCCGGTGCACTGGCCGCGAACGAGGACGTCGAAGTCCTCACGAACTACACGGGCAGCTTCAACGACCCCGCAGCAGGGAAGGAAGCAGCACTCGCGATGTACAACAACGGCGCCGACATCGTCTACCACGCCTCGGGTAACACCGGGACGGGTGTCTTCCAGGCCGCCCAGGAGCAGGGCAAGTTCGCCATCGGTGTCGACCGCGACCAGTCGGTGACGAAGGCTTCCTACACGGACGTCATCCTCGCCAGCATGGTCAAGCGCGTCAACACGGCCGTCTTCAGCTCCATCGAGAACGTCGTCAACGAGGACTTCCAGGGTGGCGGCATCGTCACGCTCGGCCTCGAACAGAACGGTGTCGACATCGTCTACGGTGACACTCTCGGCGACTCGATTCCGAGCTCGGTCAAAGACGACGTCGCTGCCTCGCGTGAGGCCATCGTTGCCGGCGACGTGACGGTCCCGACCGACCCGTCGGACGTCTAA